One Solanum lycopersicum chromosome 4, SLM_r2.1 DNA window includes the following coding sequences:
- the LOC101262099 gene encoding putative calcium-transporting ATPase 11, plasma membrane-type: MANILEPDEFDLPGKNPSVEAQRRWRDAVSFVRNRRRRFRYGSNLEKRKEAKELMEKTREKIRVGFMAYMAALKFIDAGDHGRSSDQVNNVIGAELAKDLPEEAREAGFGINPDKLASIVGSYDIKTLKKLGGVEGLAGKLRVSSNEGVKSSDVSVRQNIYGSNKFTEKPFKSFWTFVWEALHDLTLIILIVCAVVSIGVGLATEGWPKGTYDGLGILLSIVLVVMVTAISDYRQSLQFRDLDKEKKKISIHVTRDGSRQKVSIYDLVVGDVVHLSIGDLVPGDGIFISGYSLLIDQSSLSGESVPVSISEKRPFLLSGTKVQDGSAKMLVTTVGMRTEWGKLMETLSEGGEDETPLQVKLNGVATIIGKIGLGFAVVTFLVLIVRFLVNKATHHEITEWYSSDALTLLNYFATAVTIIVVAVPEGLPLAVTLSLAFAMKKLMDNKALVRHLSACETMGSATCICTDKTGTLTTNHMVVDKIWICEKAKKVEIGGSADAITDLSESAQDLLLQAIFHNTAAEVVKDKYGKKSVLGSPTESAILDYGLLLGDIDDKKKDCKLLKVEPFNSAKKRMSVLVSLPDSNTRAFCKGASEIVLKMCDRFIDCNGEIADMSEEQATNITNVINEFASEALRTLCLAFKDVGDGYNIPDSGYTLVAVVGIKDPVRPGVKEAVKSCLAAGITVRMVTGDNIHTAKAIAKECGILTDDGLAIEGPEFRNKSPDEMRQIIPRIQVMARSSPTDKHVLVKNLRGMFKEVVAVTGDGTNDAPALHESDIGLAMGIAGTEVAKESADIVVLDDNFSTIVNVAKWGRSVYINIQKFVQFQLTVNVVALMINFISACASGSAPLTAVQLLWVNLIMDTLGALALATEPPHDGLMSRPPVGRDVSFITKTMWRNIIGHSIYQLAVLLAFNFAGKQILGLEGSDSTMVLNTFIFNTFVFCQVFNEINSRDMEKINIFRGIFGSWIFIGVMVATVVFQVIIVEFLGTFASTTPLSWQLWLLSVSIGAVSLIVAVILKLIPVEKETPKHHDGYDLLPGGPELA; this comes from the exons ATGGCGAATATATTGGAGCCAGATGAATTCGATTTGCCAGGTAAAAACCCATCTGTAGAAGCTCAGAGAAGGTGGAGAGATGCGGTTTCGTTCGTTAGGAATCGACGGCGACGGTTCCGGTATGGTTCGAATCTGGAGAAACGGAAAGAGGCAAAAGAGCTCATGGAAAAAACTAGA GAAAAAATTCGAGTTGGTTTCATGGCTTATATGGCAGCACTCAAGTTTATTGATG cTGGTGATCACGGTAGGTCATCCGACCAGGTTAATAATGTTATAGGAGCTGAACTAGCAAAAGACTTGCCAGAAGAAGCTCGAGAAGCTGGTTTTGGAATCAACCCAGATAAACTTGCATCTATAGTTGGTTCGTATGATATAAAAACCTTAAAGAAACTTGGAGGTGTTGAAGGGCTTGCAGGTAAGTTGAGAGTCTCATCAAATGAAGGAGTCAAATCGAGTGATGTATCTGTCAGACAAAATATATATGGATCAAACAAATTTACTGAGAAACCGTTTAAAAGTTTTTGGACATTTGTGTGGGAGGCTCTGCATGATTTAACTCTCATCATATTGATAGTTTGTGCTGTTGTTTCTATTGGTGTGGGACTTGCTACTGAAGGGTGGCCGAAAGGAACATATGATGGTTTAGGAATTCTACTTAGTATAGTATTGGTAGTCATGGTTACTGCAATTAGTGACTATAGACAGTCGTTGCAGTTCAGAGATTTggacaaagagaagaaaaaaatatctatcCATGTCACGAGAGATGGATCAAGGCAGAAGGTTTCCATTTATGACTTGGTAGTCGGTGATGTAGTTCACTTATCTATTGGAGATCTGGTTCCAGGTGATGGAATATTCATATCAGGATACAGCTTGCTAATTGATCAATCGAGCTTGTCTGGTGAGAGTGTACCAGTAAGCATATCTGAGAAAAGACCTTTTCTTCTATCGGGAACCAAAGTACAAGACGGTTCAGCTAAGATGCTAGTGACCACTGTTGGTATGAGAACTGAATGGGGTAAGCTGATGGAAACTCTTAGCGAGGGAGGAGAAGATGAAACTCCTCTGCAAGTCAAACTGAATGGTGTTGCCACTATTATTGGAAAGATAGGACTCGGATTTGCTGTGGTGACATTTCTTGTATTAATAGTAAGATTTCTGGTGAATAAAGCTACCCACCATGAAATCACAGAATGGTACTCCAGTGATGCATTAACTCTTCTAAATTACTTTGCCACTGCTGTTACTATAATCGTTGTTGCAGTTCCAGAAGGATTACCTCTGGCTGTCACATTAAGCCTTGCATTTGCGATGAAAAAGTTGATGGATAATAAAGCATTGGTGAGACATCTTTCTGCTTGTGAGACAATGGGTTCAGCTACTTGCATCTGCACCGATAAGACAGGAACACTAACAACAAACCATATGGTAGTAGATAAAATATGGATTTGCGAAAAGGCTAAAAAGGTAGAAATTGGCGGATCCGCAGATGCAATAACAGATTTATCAGAAAGTGCTCAGGACTTACTATTGCAGGCAATATTTCATAATACAGCAGCTGAGGTGGTTAAAGACAAGTATGGAAAGAAATCTGTTCTGGGTTCACCTACAGAATCTGCAATATTAGATTATGGATTACTTCTTGGTGAtattgatgataaaaaaaaggATTGTAAATTGCTGAAGGTTGAACCTTTCAATTCAGCAAAGAAAAGAATGTCAGTGCTTGTTTCTCTTCCTGATAGCAACACCCGTGCATTCTGCAAGGGTGCATCTGAGATAGTCTTAAAAATGTGTGACAGGTTTATTGATTGTAATGGTGAAATTGCTGATATGTCGGAAGAACAGGCTACAAATATCACGAATGTCATCAATGAGTTTGCTAGTGAAGCCTTGCGTACACTTTGCTTGGCTTTCAAGGACGTTGGAGATGGTTATAATATTCCTGATAGTGGCTATACATTGGTTGCAGTAGTTGGAATCAAAGATCCAGTTCGTCCTGGTGTTAAAGAGGCAGTTAAATCTTGTTTAGCTGCGGGAATTACTGTAAGGATGGTCACAGGGGACAATATCCACACGGCCAAAGCCATTGCTAAGGAATGTGGTATACTAACTGATGATGGTTTGGCCATTGAAGGCCCAGAATTCCGCAACAAAAGTCCTGATGAAATGAGGCAAATAATTCCTAGAATTCAG GTTATGGCTCGATCATCCCCTACTGACAAGCACGTGCTGGTAAAGAATTTGAGAGGCATGTTTAAAGAAGTTGTTGCAGTTACTGGTGATGGCACAAATGATGCTCCTGCCTTGCATGAGTCAGATATTGGACTTGCTATGGGTATAGCAGGAACAGAG GTTGCGAAAGAAAGTGCTGATATTGTAGTGCTAGATGACAACTTTAGCACAATTGTGAATGTGGCTAAATGGGGCCGTTCTGTATATATAAACATTCAAAAATTCGTGCAATTCCAGTTGACTGTCAATGTTGTGGCTTTGatgatcaattttatttctgCATGCGCCTCAG GATCTGCTCCTCTTACTGCCGTTCAGCTTCTTTGGGTCAACCTTATCATGGATACTTTAGGTGCACTCGCACTGGCCACTGAACCACCTCATGACGGACTAATGAGTAGGCCTCCTGTTGGAAGGGATGTAAGTTTCATTACAAAGACAATGTGGAGAAATATAATTGGGCACAGTATCTACCAGTTGGCTGTACTGTTAGCCTTCAACTTCGCGGGGAAGCAGATTTTGGGACTTGAAGGTTCAGATTCTACAATGGTTCTGAATACTTTCATTTTCAACACGTTTGTGTTTTGTCAG GTTTTCAATGAAATAAACAGCCGTGACATGGAGAAGATAAACATTTTCCGTGGCATTTTTGGCAGCTGGATTTTCATAGGTGTCATGGTTGCTACAGTTGTTTTCCAAGTTATCATCGTTGAGTTCTTAGGCACTTTTGCCAGTACTACACCACTTAGCTGGCAACTATGGCTGCTCAGTGTCTCAATTGGCGCTGTAAGCTTGATCGTTGCTGTCATTTTGAAGTTGATCCCAGTCGAAAAGGAAACTCCTAAGCACCATGATGGTTATGATCTGCTCCCAGGTGGTCCAGAACTTGCGTAA
- the LOC101261802 gene encoding UDP-URONIC ACID TRANSPORTER 1-like, which yields MSTPQSEKQALFITSLIIFWYSSNIGVLLLNKLLLSNYGFSFPIFLTMCHMSACAVLSYVSIVFLKIVPFQRIKSRSQFLRISTLSLVFCGSVVGGNISLRYLPVSFNQAVGATTPFFTALFAYIITMKREAWLTYGCLVPVVAGVVIASGGEPNFHLYGFIMCIGATAARAFKSVLQGVLLSSEGEKLNSMNLLLYMSPIAVLVLMPAAIIMEPNVMAVTATLATEHRYLGLLILVNSAMAYGANLLNFLVTKHTSALTLQVLGNAKGAVAVVISILLFRNPVTFTGIAGYTLTVMGVVAYGEAKRRHK from the exons ATGTCCACACCACAATCAGAAAAACAAGCTCTTTTTATTACCTCACTCATCATTTTCTGGTATTCTTCAAACATTGGTGTCCTTCTTCTCAACaaattattactttcaaatTATGGTTTCTCTTTCCCAATCTTCCTTACTATGTGTCATATGTCTGCTTGTGCTGTTCTTAGCTATGTTTCAATTGTTTTCTTAAAGATTGTACCTTTTCAGAGGATTAAATCAAGATctcaatttttgagaatttcTACACTTAGCCTTGTGTTTTGTGGGTCTGTTGTTGGTGGTAATATTTCTTTAAGGTATTTACCTGTTTCATTCAATCAAGCTGTGGGTGCTACCACCCCCTTTTTCACTGCATTGTTTGCTTATATCATCACCATGAAGAGGGAAGCTTGGCTTACCTATGGTTGTCTTGTTCCTGTTGTTGCTGGTGTTGTCATTGCAAGCGGG GGGGAACCTAATTTCCACCTTTATGGATTCATTATGTGTATAGGTGCAACTGCTGCACGTGCGTTTAAGTCTGTTCTTCAAGGTGTTCTTCTTTCCTCTGAAGG GGAAAAATTGAACTCCATGAACCTGCTGCTTTACATGTCACCAATTGCTGTTCTAGTTTTAATGCCCGCGGCAATCATAATGGAGCCCAATGTGATGGCTGTCACTGCAACACTTGCAACGGAACATAGATACCTTGGCCTACTTATTTTGGTCAATTCTGCAATGGCATATGGAGCCAATTTGTTGAACTTTTTGGTGACAAAGCATACCAGTGCATTGACACTCCAG GTCCTAGGAAACGCTAAAGGTGCTGTGGCTGTTGTTATATCGATACTTCTTTTCCGAAACCCTGTAACTTTTACTGGAATTGCGGGCTATACATTGACTGTGATGGGGGTTGTTGCTTACGGAGAAGCCAAAAGAAGACACAAATGA